One Pectobacterium polaris DNA window includes the following coding sequences:
- the diaA gene encoding DnaA initiator-associating protein DiaA, giving the protein MLDRIKVCFTESIQTQIAAAEALPDAISRGAIAMVQSLLNGNKILCCGNGTSAANSQHFAASMINRFEAERPSLPAIALNADNVVLTAIANDRLHEEIYAKQVRALGQAGDVLLAISTRGNSRDIVKAVESAVTRDMTIVALTGYDGGELAGLLGPQDVEIRIPSHRSARIQEMHMLTVNCLCDLIDNTLFPHQND; this is encoded by the coding sequence GTGCTGGATAGAATAAAAGTTTGTTTTACCGAGAGTATTCAAACGCAGATTGCAGCGGCAGAAGCCTTGCCAGACGCCATTTCGCGCGGCGCGATTGCGATGGTGCAGTCTCTGCTAAACGGCAACAAAATTCTGTGCTGCGGTAACGGAACATCAGCAGCCAATTCGCAGCATTTTGCCGCCAGCATGATTAACCGCTTTGAAGCAGAGCGCCCCAGCTTACCGGCTATCGCACTTAATGCGGATAATGTGGTCTTAACTGCGATAGCCAATGACCGCTTGCATGAAGAGATCTATGCCAAACAAGTCAGAGCGTTAGGTCAGGCTGGCGACGTACTACTGGCAATTTCAACCCGTGGCAACAGCCGCGATATTGTTAAAGCCGTAGAGTCTGCCGTTACCCGCGACATGACGATTGTCGCCCTGACTGGCTACGATGGCGGAGAACTGGCCGGGTTGCTCGGGCCTCAGGATGTGGAAATTCGCATCCCGTCACACCGCAGCGCCCGTATTCAGGAAATGCACATGCTGACAGTCAATTGCCTGTGCGATTTAATTGATAACACACTTTTTCCACACCAGAACGATTGA
- a CDS encoding YraN family protein, giving the protein MNQRAAGAVYEQQARRYLERAGLTFTAANVTLRGGELDLIMRDRHIWVFVEVRYRRNAHFGDAAASVTRRKQQRLLHAAAVWLAQRGASFDTVDCRFDVLAITGEQFDWLPNAFAAQG; this is encoded by the coding sequence CTGAATCAGCGAGCGGCTGGCGCAGTTTACGAACAACAGGCCCGGCGTTATCTTGAACGTGCGGGCCTGACCTTCACCGCGGCGAATGTTACGCTACGCGGCGGTGAACTGGATTTGATCATGCGCGATCGCCATATTTGGGTATTTGTCGAAGTGCGCTATCGGCGCAACGCCCATTTTGGTGATGCCGCAGCCAGCGTCACCCGACGCAAACAGCAGCGGTTGTTGCATGCCGCCGCCGTGTGGTTGGCGCAGCGAGGTGCCAGCTTTGACACGGTGGATTGCCGTTTTGACGTGCTGGCAATTACAGGCGAACAGTTCGACTGGCTCCCTAACGCCTTTGCAGCACAGGGCTAA
- the dolP gene encoding division/outer membrane stress-associated lipid-binding lipoprotein — MRISSAFAVLSIALLLQGCVGVVAVGSAVATKTATDPRTVGTQVDDGTLEVRVTNAISKDEQLKKDARIVATAYQGKVLLTGQAPSTEMASRAKQIALGVDGAAEVYNEIRQGTPVSIGTASMDTWITTKVRSQILASDTVKSSNVKVTTENGEVFLLGLVTQREGTSAAEIASKVGGVKHVTTAFTYLQ; from the coding sequence ATGAGGATAAGTTCTGCATTTGCCGTGCTGTCTATCGCCCTGCTGCTACAAGGCTGTGTCGGGGTTGTTGCTGTTGGCAGTGCCGTGGCAACCAAAACGGCCACTGACCCGCGTACTGTAGGCACGCAGGTTGACGATGGCACACTGGAAGTCCGGGTGACGAATGCAATCAGCAAAGACGAGCAGTTGAAAAAGGATGCCCGTATCGTTGCAACGGCTTATCAGGGGAAAGTATTGTTAACAGGGCAAGCACCGAGCACAGAAATGGCAAGCCGGGCTAAGCAAATCGCCCTCGGCGTGGACGGGGCAGCCGAAGTCTACAACGAGATACGCCAAGGCACGCCGGTTTCAATAGGAACCGCCTCCATGGATACCTGGATCACCACCAAAGTGCGCTCACAGATTCTGGCAAGCGACACGGTTAAATCCTCTAACGTCAAAGTCACAACAGAAAACGGTGAAGTCTTCCTGTTAGGTCTGGTGACACAGCGTGAAGGCACCTCTGCCGCAGAGATCGCCAGTAAAGTTGGCGGCGTGAAACACGTCACGACGGCCTTCACCTACCTGCAATAA